In Pedobacter sp. W3I1, one DNA window encodes the following:
- a CDS encoding slipin family protein, which produces MKRVTINTNYVGLVFKKGKLKNVLTAGTYWLGFGEDMTLYDMAKEYYYTVAELDILLENADFVNLIHLVSVVDNELALVYQNKNFKNVLTAGRHVIWKGLSAYDFIKVDISNIKIDETIDKNLLEKAPLLNYIRAYKVESFEKALLFIDGKFENILEAGNYVYWKNSTTVQVLKTDMRQLNMEIIGQEILTKDKAQLRVNFSIQYKVDDIIKALLENKEFEKQLYITMQLALRECIGLMTFDELMESKEKIAEMVMAITLDKVENLGVKLTNCGVKDIVLPGDVKEIMNQVLVAEKRAQANIITRREETASTRSLLNTAKLMEDNAML; this is translated from the coding sequence ATGAAAAGAGTAACAATTAACACCAATTATGTTGGATTGGTGTTTAAAAAAGGAAAATTAAAAAATGTTTTAACAGCGGGAACTTACTGGTTAGGTTTCGGTGAAGACATGACTTTGTACGATATGGCAAAAGAGTATTATTACACGGTTGCCGAATTGGATATCTTATTAGAAAATGCAGATTTTGTAAATTTGATTCACCTGGTAAGTGTTGTCGATAATGAATTGGCCTTGGTTTATCAAAACAAAAATTTCAAGAACGTTTTAACGGCTGGCAGACATGTCATCTGGAAAGGTTTGTCTGCATATGATTTTATTAAAGTAGATATTAGTAACATCAAAATTGATGAAACCATTGATAAAAATTTGTTAGAAAAAGCACCATTATTGAATTACATCAGGGCTTATAAAGTAGAATCTTTCGAAAAAGCTTTGTTATTTATCGATGGTAAATTTGAAAACATATTGGAAGCAGGAAACTATGTTTACTGGAAAAATAGCACTACTGTTCAAGTTTTGAAAACCGATATGAGGCAATTGAATATGGAAATTATCGGACAAGAAATTTTAACCAAAGATAAAGCGCAATTGAGGGTAAACTTCAGCATTCAATATAAAGTTGATGACATCATTAAGGCCTTATTAGAGAACAAAGAATTTGAAAAACAATTGTACATCACTATGCAGTTGGCATTAAGAGAATGTATTGGCTTAATGACTTTTGACGAATTGATGGAAAGCAAAGAAAAAATTGCCGAAATGGTAATGGCCATCACCTTGGATAAGGTTGAAAATTTGGGTGTAAAATTAACCAACTGTGGTGTTAAAGACATCGTTTTACCTGGTGATGTTAAAGAAATTATGAATCAGGTTTTAGTTGCCGAAAAAAGGGCCCAAGCTAACATCATTACACGGAGAGAAGAAACTGCATCGACTAGAAGTTTATTGAATACAGCCAAATTGATGGAA
- a CDS encoding YafY family protein has translation MAVNKLALIRYKTIDDCLKNRYRKWTLEDLIEKVSATLYELEGITTGVSKRTIQADIQLMRSDKLGYNAPIVVKDKRFYTYEDSGFSITKAPINNADVDKMKEIVGVLKQFNAFNYFDEMSDMIARLENNLYKSTKQSGNNIQLESNKLVKGLECIPPLYQAVLNKRSLLIEYKSFKAQQSQQGIYYPYLLKEYRNRWFLICKAKKRPGILNLALDRIVEFQELPNEEFVSYQGVDFDRYYDDLIGVTKNESDRAQKVILEFTNDHAPYVVTKPMHQSQVVLSKNEKTTTFRIDVVLNYELEREILGFGECVKVLSPRLLISKIKRRLEQTSSQYETKEEMDINN, from the coding sequence ATGGCAGTAAATAAATTGGCGCTTATCCGGTATAAAACCATCGACGATTGTTTGAAGAACCGTTACCGTAAGTGGACATTGGAGGATCTTATCGAAAAGGTATCAGCAACCTTGTATGAATTGGAGGGAATTACTACGGGAGTAAGTAAACGAACCATTCAGGCAGATATCCAACTTATGCGGAGTGACAAGCTTGGCTACAATGCGCCGATTGTGGTGAAGGATAAACGCTTTTATACCTACGAAGATTCTGGTTTTAGCATTACCAAAGCGCCGATCAATAACGCTGATGTAGATAAAATGAAAGAGATTGTAGGTGTACTGAAACAGTTTAATGCCTTCAATTATTTCGACGAAATGAGTGATATGATTGCCCGTTTAGAAAATAACCTCTACAAATCTACCAAACAGAGTGGCAATAATATTCAATTGGAGAGTAATAAGCTGGTTAAAGGTTTAGAATGTATCCCGCCTTTGTATCAAGCGGTTTTAAATAAACGATCTTTATTAATAGAATATAAATCTTTCAAGGCGCAACAATCTCAACAGGGAATTTACTATCCGTATCTATTGAAAGAATATCGCAACAGATGGTTTTTAATATGTAAAGCGAAAAAGCGGCCAGGGATTTTAAATTTGGCATTGGATAGGATAGTAGAATTTCAGGAATTGCCTAACGAAGAATTTGTAAGTTATCAAGGTGTAGATTTCGATCGATATTACGATGATTTAATTGGTGTAACAAAAAACGAGAGTGACCGTGCACAAAAAGTAATCCTCGAATTTACAAATGATCATGCGCCCTACGTCGTAACGAAACCGATGCATCAATCGCAGGTAGTATTAAGTAAGAACGAGAAAACAACAACTTTTAGGATCGATGTTGTACTAAACTACGAACTGGAACGCGAAATTTTAGGCTTTGGAGAGTGTGTTAAAGTGCTTTCGCCACGATTGTTGATTTCGAAAATTAAAAGGCGTTTGGAACAAACTTCTAGTCAATACGAAACTAAAGAGGAGATGGATATAAATAATTGA
- a CDS encoding peptide chain release factor 3, translating into MLNPEIEKRKTFAIISHPDAGKTTLTEKFLLFGGAINTAGAVKRNKANQSNTSDFMEIEKQRGISVATSVMGFEYSGKRINILDTPGHKDFAEDTYRTLSAVDSVILVVDCVKGVEEQTEKLMSVCRMRNTPVIIFINKMDREGKEAYDLLDEIEEKLNISLCPLSWPIGQGHTFKGVYSIYNKHLNLFNSDKTKVTDSVVAASDLNDPSLLNYLKENEINTLKDDVELVDGIYGKIDKDLYTDGLVAPVFFGSAINNFGIKELLDTFIDIAPSPRHREAEERDVLVEEKNFSGFVFKIHANLDPKHRDRIAFLRICSGKFERNKFYYHTRQDKKLKFSNPMDFMANEKSIVEEAWPGDVVGLYDSGNFKIGDTLTEGEKLQFKGIPSFSPSIFKEVENMDPMRTKQLEKGIEQLTDEGVAQLFVMQPGNRKVIGAVGELQFEVINFRLEHEYGAKCRFRTLSYTRSSWVTSADRKKLDEFVKRKQQHIGFDKEANPVYLADSEYMINLTKQDYPDIDFHKTSEFKS; encoded by the coding sequence ATGCTTAACCCTGAAATAGAAAAACGTAAAACCTTTGCCATTATTAGTCACCCCGATGCGGGCAAAACCACACTGACAGAAAAATTTCTGCTTTTTGGTGGTGCTATCAACACTGCTGGTGCGGTAAAAAGGAACAAAGCGAACCAAAGTAATACCTCCGATTTTATGGAGATTGAAAAGCAGCGTGGTATTTCAGTGGCTACTTCGGTAATGGGTTTCGAATACAGTGGCAAACGCATCAATATTTTGGATACACCCGGTCACAAGGATTTCGCTGAAGATACCTACAGAACTTTATCAGCGGTTGATAGTGTGATTTTGGTTGTCGACTGTGTAAAGGGTGTGGAGGAACAGACCGAAAAACTGATGTCGGTTTGCCGTATGCGTAACACTCCGGTAATCATTTTCATCAACAAAATGGACCGTGAAGGTAAAGAGGCTTACGATTTACTGGACGAAATTGAAGAGAAATTAAACATCAGTCTTTGCCCGCTTTCATGGCCTATCGGTCAGGGGCACACTTTTAAAGGCGTTTATAGCATTTATAACAAACATTTAAATTTATTCAATTCGGATAAAACCAAAGTAACCGATTCGGTTGTGGCGGCCAGTGATTTAAATGACCCATCTTTATTAAATTACCTGAAAGAAAACGAAATCAATACGTTGAAAGATGATGTTGAATTGGTTGATGGCATTTATGGTAAAATTGATAAGGATTTATATACGGATGGTTTAGTGGCTCCTGTATTTTTTGGCAGTGCCATTAATAACTTCGGGATAAAGGAACTTTTAGATACATTTATTGATATCGCTCCAAGCCCTCGTCATCGGGAAGCAGAAGAACGTGATGTACTGGTGGAGGAGAAAAATTTCAGTGGTTTCGTATTTAAGATCCACGCCAACTTAGACCCGAAACACCGCGACAGGATTGCCTTTTTAAGGATTTGTTCTGGCAAGTTTGAACGCAATAAATTTTATTACCACACTCGTCAGGATAAGAAACTGAAATTCTCCAACCCGATGGACTTTATGGCGAACGAAAAAAGTATTGTTGAAGAGGCATGGCCAGGCGATGTAGTGGGCTTATACGATAGTGGCAACTTTAAAATCGGCGATACCTTAACCGAAGGTGAAAAACTGCAATTTAAAGGAATCCCTAGTTTCTCTCCATCTATTTTTAAGGAGGTAGAAAACATGGATCCAATGCGTACCAAACAACTGGAAAAAGGCATTGAGCAGTTAACGGATGAAGGTGTTGCACAATTATTCGTCATGCAGCCGGGAAACAGGAAAGTGATTGGTGCAGTTGGTGAGCTTCAGTTTGAGGTAATCAATTTCAGGTTAGAGCACGAATACGGTGCAAAATGTCGTTTCCGTACGTTGAGTTATACCCGATCGAGTTGGGTAACTTCTGCCGACAGAAAGAAACTGGATGAATTTGTGAAACGTAAACAACAGCACATCGGTTTCGATAAGGAAGCTAATCCAGTTTATCTGGCGGATAGCGAATACATGATTAATTTAACGAAACAGGATTATCCTGATATCGATTTCCATAAAACAAGTGAGTTTAAGAGCTAG
- a CDS encoding helix-turn-helix domain-containing protein — protein sequence MPTLEETSMPAEIAAKFVNYTSKHVFLTGKAGTGKTTFLRKLIKLTHKKALIVAPTGIAAINASGVTIHSLFQLPFGSFFPDAAGGLINENINFNFNTPKTLVKHLNMQGNKRRMLQELELLVIDEVSMLRADMLDAIDFALRYVRRNRNLPFGGVQLLFIGDLHQLPPVVKNDEWRIMAKFYKSIYFFDALALQDNPPVYIELDKIYRQDDAVFIDLLNNLRNNKITAEDTALLRQHFKQDFKPSADENYITLTTHNNKADSINRERLTQLKTKSYFFDAKIQGEFNEYAYPNDKSLELKVGAQVMFIKNDMTAEKRYYNGKIGVVHHIEKDVVEIELPEDKVVIQISPYTWENVKYKLDEGTNEIKENVAGSFIQYPIKLAWAITVHKSQGLTFDKAIIDVGDAFAPGQAYVALSRLRSLKGLVLTSHLRESGLQQDQNVHYFSKTKQPSEVLNEQISIESYTFIRSYLLAAFDLNLIRYYLKEHRQTFDKSEKSAKQRHEDWTDTLYTDFQKITATADTFVNQLKNLFAQQTEHTLFNVSKRVEAALKYFNPLVKEISDRFLAQIEVIKEEKQIKTYVTELLELEILVYEQLKKMHKSKALLQALIAGKEFSKADTDALLNTVERNNQLQKAIQLKGETLKVKSAAEKKKKEPKIDTKLVSFELYEQGKTIEEVAKERGFSVGTIEGHLAYYVSTQQLDVTKLVKANKIKNISDAIESQKTKSMATIREFLGKDYSFGEIKLVLASLFPSEE from the coding sequence ATGCCTACTTTGGAAGAAACTTCTATGCCCGCAGAAATTGCGGCTAAATTTGTTAATTATACCTCAAAACATGTTTTTTTGACCGGAAAAGCAGGTACAGGTAAAACAACTTTTTTACGGAAACTGATTAAACTTACGCATAAAAAAGCCTTAATTGTAGCACCAACGGGTATTGCTGCAATCAATGCGTCAGGAGTAACCATCCATTCGCTTTTTCAGCTCCCCTTCGGTTCTTTCTTTCCAGATGCTGCAGGAGGATTGATCAATGAAAATATCAATTTCAACTTCAATACGCCCAAAACATTAGTAAAACATTTAAACATGCAGGGCAATAAACGCCGCATGCTGCAGGAACTGGAGCTGCTCGTAATCGACGAGGTGAGTATGCTGCGGGCCGATATGCTCGATGCCATTGATTTTGCTTTGCGGTATGTTCGCCGGAATAGAAATCTTCCATTCGGAGGGGTACAGTTGTTATTTATTGGCGATTTGCACCAGTTGCCGCCCGTGGTAAAAAATGATGAGTGGCGCATTATGGCCAAGTTTTACAAGAGCATTTATTTTTTCGATGCACTGGCCCTGCAGGATAATCCCCCGGTTTACATTGAACTGGATAAAATTTATCGTCAGGATGATGCTGTTTTTATCGATCTGCTGAACAACCTAAGGAACAACAAAATTACTGCTGAAGATACCGCATTACTAAGACAGCATTTCAAACAGGATTTTAAACCCTCGGCAGATGAAAATTATATTACTTTAACCACCCATAACAATAAAGCGGATAGCATTAACCGTGAAAGATTAACCCAGCTGAAAACCAAATCTTACTTTTTTGATGCAAAGATTCAGGGTGAATTCAATGAATATGCTTACCCGAATGATAAAAGTTTAGAATTAAAGGTAGGTGCACAGGTAATGTTCATTAAAAATGACATGACTGCTGAAAAGCGGTATTATAATGGTAAGATCGGCGTGGTGCACCATATTGAAAAGGATGTAGTTGAAATTGAATTGCCTGAAGACAAAGTAGTAATCCAGATTTCGCCTTACACTTGGGAGAACGTAAAATATAAATTGGATGAAGGAACCAACGAAATCAAAGAAAATGTAGCAGGTTCGTTTATCCAATACCCGATTAAGCTGGCCTGGGCAATCACCGTACACAAGAGCCAGGGTCTAACCTTTGATAAGGCCATTATTGACGTAGGTGATGCATTTGCACCTGGACAGGCTTATGTCGCCTTGTCGCGTTTACGCTCTTTGAAGGGCTTGGTTTTAACTTCTCATCTTCGCGAGAGTGGTTTGCAACAGGATCAGAATGTGCATTATTTTTCTAAAACGAAACAACCTTCAGAGGTGCTCAACGAGCAGATCAGTATTGAAAGTTATACTTTTATCCGCAGTTATCTGCTTGCTGCATTTGATCTGAACCTGATCCGTTACTATTTAAAAGAACACCGTCAGACTTTCGATAAAAGTGAAAAATCAGCCAAGCAAAGGCATGAAGATTGGACTGATACCCTTTATACCGACTTTCAAAAAATAACCGCCACAGCAGATACTTTTGTTAATCAGCTGAAAAATCTCTTCGCACAACAAACCGAGCATACTTTATTTAATGTATCGAAAAGGGTGGAGGCTGCCTTAAAATATTTTAATCCGCTGGTTAAGGAGATTTCAGATCGTTTTCTGGCTCAAATTGAGGTAATAAAGGAAGAAAAGCAAATTAAAACCTATGTTACGGAACTGTTAGAACTCGAAATTTTAGTGTACGAGCAACTAAAAAAAATGCATAAAAGCAAAGCATTGTTGCAGGCGCTCATTGCAGGGAAAGAGTTTAGCAAGGCCGATACCGATGCACTGTTAAATACGGTTGAAAGAAACAATCAGCTCCAAAAAGCAATCCAGCTAAAAGGAGAAACACTTAAGGTAAAATCTGCAGCAGAGAAAAAGAAAAAAGAGCCAAAAATAGATACAAAACTGGTAAGTTTCGAGCTTTACGAGCAAGGCAAAACCATAGAAGAAGTTGCAAAAGAACGAGGTTTTTCTGTCGGTACCATTGAAGGCCATCTGGCCTATTATGTTTCTACACAACAATTGGATGTAACCAAACTGGTAAAGGCCAATAAAATCAAAAACATTAGCGATGCAATAGAAAGTCAGAAAACAAAATCCATGGCTACCATAAGGGAGTTTTTAGGTAAAGATTATTCTTTTGGTGAGATTAAATTGGTGCTGGCATCTTTGTTTCCATCCGAAGAATAA
- a CDS encoding SprT-like domain-containing protein, whose amino-acid sequence MEKVKVLAQYMPEPAAPLIAKWIDYFQCEFKIAKTRSTKLGDYRHPYQGKGHRISVNFNLNHYAFLVTTVHEFAHLLTWNDFKNKVKPHGTEWKKNFQRMMVPFFDMNIFPADIHKAIDNYMANPAASSCSDLHLSRALKKYDSNKTETLHLEQLPIHANFKIKDGRRFTKGERIRKRYRCICLDDKRIYLFNPLAEVFVVE is encoded by the coding sequence GTGGAGAAAGTTAAAGTTTTAGCGCAGTACATGCCAGAACCAGCGGCACCGCTAATTGCAAAGTGGATAGATTATTTTCAGTGTGAATTTAAGATTGCTAAAACCCGTTCTACAAAACTGGGTGATTATCGACATCCTTATCAAGGTAAAGGCCACCGCATTTCGGTAAATTTCAATCTCAACCATTACGCTTTTCTGGTTACCACAGTGCATGAGTTTGCCCATTTACTCACCTGGAACGATTTCAAGAATAAAGTGAAACCGCATGGCACAGAGTGGAAGAAGAACTTCCAGCGGATGATGGTTCCCTTTTTTGACATGAATATCTTTCCAGCCGATATTCACAAAGCGATTGATAATTATATGGCGAACCCTGCGGCATCCAGCTGTTCCGATCTACATTTATCGCGTGCCTTAAAAAAGTATGATAGTAATAAAACGGAAACTTTACATTTAGAGCAGCTTCCTATTCATGCCAACTTTAAAATCAAAGATGGTCGCCGTTTTACCAAAGGCGAAAGGATCAGAAAACGATACCGTTGTATCTGTTTAGATGATAAACGAATATACTTATTTAATCCTTTGGCCGAAGTTTTTGTGGTGGAATAA
- a CDS encoding DUF433 domain-containing protein: MEKIFDRIYIDANICGGKPIIRGKRITVQTIMEFLAAGETQEEILKQYPSLETEDITACMLYATELMNHSFIIKQAVA, translated from the coding sequence ATGGAAAAGATTTTTGACCGTATATATATAGATGCAAATATTTGCGGCGGAAAACCTATTATAAGAGGTAAACGGATTACAGTACAAACTATAATGGAATTTTTGGCTGCAGGTGAAACTCAAGAAGAAATTTTAAAGCAATACCCGTCTTTAGAAACAGAAGATATTACGGCTTGTATGCTTTATGCAACTGAATTAATGAACCATAGTTTTATAATCAAGCAAGCTGTAGCTTAA
- a CDS encoding DUF5615 family PIN-like protein, translating into MQKIFLIDVNLPRFFSLWNTVEYIHQYDLGDEWSDTEIWKFAESENLTIITKDSDFSSRILLHNPPPKVIHIKVGNMKMKQFHEILNKLWPQVIELNKDFKLINVFSDRIEGVK; encoded by the coding sequence ATGCAAAAGATTTTCTTGATTGATGTAAATTTGCCCCGGTTCTTTTCTTTGTGGAATACTGTGGAATATATTCATCAATATGATCTTGGTGATGAATGGTCTGATACAGAAATTTGGAAATTTGCTGAATCTGAAAATTTAACCATTATAACTAAAGATAGCGATTTCTCTTCTCGAATTTTACTTCATAATCCACCGCCAAAAGTGATTCATATCAAAGTTGGTAATATGAAAATGAAGCAATTTCATGAAATTCTAAATAAGCTCTGGCCACAAGTAATTGAGCTTAACAAAGATTTTAAGTTAATCAACGTGTTTTCTGATCGAATTGAGGGAGTGAAGTAA
- the ade gene encoding adenine deaminase, which translates to MGNFKVEGNIINITKRNIFFGEVEVEDGKIKSISKISEQKEGAHFISPGFIDSHVHIESSMLIPSEFARLAVVHGTVSTISDPHEIANVCGMAGVEFMIENGNTVPFKFNFGAPSCVPATIFETAGAELNHDDVKALLERPEIKYLSEMMNFPGVLYKDEEVLKKIAAAHQLGKPVDGHAPGLRGDAVQQYINAGISTDHECFTAEEALDKLQRGMKILIREGSAAKNFEALIDLLNDWPEMMMFCSDDKHPDSLVENHINQLCARAVEKGIDIFNILQAACINPILHYKLDVGSLQINDDADFIILEDLKNFKVKQTYINGLLLAENGKTVGNWVKHVEDRESVNHFDCSLKKEEDFIYPFTRQKEIPVIEALDGQLITNRISAKPKVLNQNIISDLENDVLKMVVVNRYHDAPIAISFVKNFGLKEGAIASSVAHDSHNIIAVGVDDKSISEAVNLVIKETGGIAALGNGKKEVLALPVAGLMSNHNGYQVAESYTSIDQFAKDLGSTLLAPFMTLSFMALLVIPRLKLSDKGLFDGDEFKFV; encoded by the coding sequence ATGGGCAATTTTAAAGTCGAAGGAAATATCATCAACATTACAAAGCGAAATATTTTCTTTGGCGAAGTAGAGGTCGAAGATGGAAAAATAAAATCAATCTCTAAAATCTCTGAACAGAAAGAAGGTGCTCATTTTATTTCGCCAGGCTTTATTGATAGCCATGTGCACATCGAAAGTAGCATGTTAATTCCAAGTGAATTTGCGCGGTTGGCAGTTGTTCATGGAACCGTTTCTACCATCAGTGATCCGCACGAAATTGCCAATGTTTGCGGAATGGCAGGCGTAGAATTTATGATCGAGAATGGCAATACCGTCCCTTTTAAATTTAATTTTGGCGCACCGAGCTGCGTTCCCGCTACGATTTTCGAAACTGCTGGTGCTGAATTAAATCATGATGATGTAAAGGCCCTTTTAGAACGTCCTGAAATAAAATACCTCAGCGAAATGATGAATTTTCCAGGTGTGCTTTATAAAGACGAAGAAGTTTTAAAAAAGATTGCTGCTGCCCACCAGTTAGGTAAACCTGTTGATGGACATGCCCCGGGCTTACGTGGCGATGCTGTTCAACAATACATCAACGCCGGAATTTCTACCGATCATGAATGTTTTACCGCAGAAGAGGCGCTGGATAAACTGCAACGTGGTATGAAAATTCTTATCCGTGAAGGAAGCGCAGCCAAAAATTTCGAAGCACTGATCGATCTACTGAACGATTGGCCGGAAATGATGATGTTCTGCAGCGACGATAAACATCCTGATAGTTTGGTCGAAAACCATATTAATCAGCTTTGTGCAAGGGCAGTAGAAAAGGGAATCGATATTTTCAATATCCTACAGGCAGCCTGTATCAATCCAATTCTTCATTACAAACTAGATGTTGGTTCATTGCAGATTAATGATGATGCAGATTTTATCATTCTAGAAGATTTAAAAAATTTCAAGGTTAAACAAACCTATATTAATGGCTTATTGCTTGCCGAAAATGGAAAAACAGTGGGCAATTGGGTAAAACATGTCGAAGATCGCGAATCGGTAAACCATTTCGATTGCAGTTTGAAAAAGGAGGAAGATTTTATTTATCCTTTTACCAGACAAAAAGAAATTCCGGTTATTGAAGCATTAGACGGGCAATTGATTACCAACCGGATATCTGCCAAACCAAAAGTTTTAAATCAAAACATCATTAGTGATCTGGAAAACGATGTTTTGAAAATGGTGGTCGTAAACCGTTATCATGATGCACCGATTGCAATATCTTTCGTAAAAAACTTTGGCCTAAAAGAAGGTGCCATTGCCTCAAGCGTTGCCCATGATAGTCATAACATTATTGCAGTTGGTGTAGATGACAAAAGTATCTCTGAAGCTGTAAATTTGGTAATCAAAGAAACAGGCGGTATTGCCGCTTTGGGCAATGGGAAAAAAGAAGTTTTAGCCTTACCAGTAGCAGGCTTAATGAGCAACCATAACGGTTATCAGGTGGCTGAAAGTTATACCTCCATAGATCAGTTTGCGAAAGACCTGGGTTCTACCTTACTTGCACCTTTTATGACGCTTTCTTTTATGGCTTTATTGGTGATCCCACGCTTAAAATTAAGCGATAAAGGTTTATTTGATGGTGATGAGTTTAAGTTTGTGTAA
- a CDS encoding thiamine pyrophosphate-dependent enzyme: protein MLLWFTTGEGATSEGDFHEAVNVAAVWNLPVIFLIENNGYGLSTPKSEQFRCKNLVDKAIGYGIEGIQIDGNNILEVYDTINQLAMEIRKDPRPVLVECLTFRMRGHEEASGTKYVPQELFDEWEKKDPLSNYEAYLIEQGILTPDTVIDIKIQVKRDIELEIEEAFNEDEPIANAEQELKDMYFPYVQQVIQPNQSSIEKRYLDAITDGLDLAMQKYPNLVLMGQDIADYGGAFKITGGFTAKYGKGRVRNTPICESAIVGAALGLSINGYKAVVEMQFADFVTVGFNQIVNNLAKTHYRWGEKADVVVRMPTGAGTGAGPFHSQSNEAWFTKTPGLKVVYPAFPEDAKGLLLAAIEDPNPVLYFEHKYLYRSLSAPVPNGYYTTEIGKAVRLAKGDKFAIITYGLSVHWALDYLKQHPESGATLLDLRTLQPWDKEAVRAAVKATGRILILHEDTLTNGFGAELSAWIGEHCFAYLDAPVMRCASLDTAIPMSKVLEEDFLAKARLAETIDKLLKY from the coding sequence ATGCTACTTTGGTTTACCACCGGAGAAGGGGCAACCAGCGAAGGCGATTTTCATGAGGCGGTAAATGTTGCCGCAGTTTGGAACCTTCCTGTTATTTTTCTGATCGAAAATAATGGATATGGCCTTTCCACTCCAAAATCAGAGCAGTTCAGGTGTAAAAATTTGGTAGATAAAGCCATTGGTTATGGCATAGAGGGTATTCAGATAGACGGGAATAATATTTTAGAGGTTTATGATACCATCAACCAGCTGGCTATGGAAATCCGAAAAGATCCAAGACCGGTTTTGGTAGAATGTCTTACTTTCCGAATGCGAGGGCATGAAGAAGCATCGGGCACTAAATACGTTCCGCAAGAACTGTTTGACGAGTGGGAAAAGAAAGATCCGCTAAGTAATTACGAAGCGTATTTAATTGAACAGGGTATTTTAACACCGGATACCGTTATTGATATTAAAATTCAGGTTAAAAGAGATATTGAACTGGAAATTGAAGAAGCTTTTAACGAAGATGAGCCGATTGCTAATGCTGAGCAGGAGCTAAAGGATATGTATTTCCCCTACGTGCAACAGGTTATCCAACCCAATCAATCTTCCATTGAAAAAAGATATTTAGATGCTATAACCGATGGTTTGGACTTGGCCATGCAAAAGTATCCTAACCTGGTTTTAATGGGCCAGGATATTGCTGATTATGGTGGCGCTTTTAAAATTACGGGTGGTTTTACCGCTAAATATGGCAAAGGCAGGGTGCGTAATACGCCTATTTGCGAATCGGCCATTGTGGGGGCGGCTTTGGGCCTATCCATAAATGGTTATAAAGCTGTTGTAGAAATGCAATTTGCCGATTTTGTAACCGTAGGCTTTAATCAGATTGTGAATAACCTGGCCAAAACACACTACCGCTGGGGCGAAAAGGCCGATGTGGTGGTGCGCATGCCTACAGGTGCCGGAACAGGCGCTGGGCCGTTTCACTCCCAAAGTAATGAGGCCTGGTTTACCAAAACACCAGGATTGAAAGTCGTATATCCCGCTTTCCCCGAAGATGCTAAAGGTTTACTATTGGCTGCAATCGAAGATCCAAATCCAGTGCTTTATTTCGAGCATAAATACCTCTACAGAAGTTTAAGCGCTCCTGTTCCTAATGGTTATTATACTACGGAGATTGGCAAAGCGGTTAGGCTTGCCAAAGGAGATAAATTTGCGATTATTACTTATGGCCTCAGTGTACATTGGGCCTTAGATTACCTGAAGCAACATCCTGAAAGTGGTGCAACATTACTTGATCTGCGCACACTACAGCCCTGGGATAAAGAAGCTGTAAGGGCAGCTGTTAAAGCAACCGGAAGAATTTTAATTTTGCATGAAGACACCTTAACAAACGGTTTTGGTGCAGAATTATCTGCATGGATTGGAGAGCACTGTTTCGCTTATCTGGATGCTCCGGTAATGCGCTGTGCGAGCTTAGATACCGCCATTCCAATGAGTAAAGTATTAGAAGAAGATTTTTTAGCTAAAGCAAGGTTAGCAGAAACAATTGATAAATTATTGAAATATTGA
- a CDS encoding thiamine pyrophosphate-dependent enzyme, which produces MQFNRGDKDDKFLLNLYRRLLYPRMVEDKMLKLLRQGRIGKWFSGIGQEAIAVGSALAMQSDEYILPMHRNLGVFTSRDIPLKKLMAQWQGKITGFTKGRDRSFHFGTQEYKIIGMISHLGPQMALADGIALADILRNQPHATLVYHRRRGNQRRRFS; this is translated from the coding sequence ATGCAATTTAACAGAGGTGATAAAGACGACAAGTTCTTACTGAACTTATACAGAAGATTACTTTACCCTCGGATGGTTGAAGACAAAATGCTCAAGCTTTTGCGTCAGGGCAGGATTGGCAAATGGTTTTCGGGCATTGGCCAGGAAGCCATTGCAGTTGGTAGTGCCTTGGCCATGCAAAGTGATGAGTACATTTTGCCCATGCACCGTAATTTGGGTGTTTTTACTTCACGAGATATTCCCTTAAAAAAATTAATGGCGCAATGGCAGGGCAAAATTACCGGCTTCACCAAAGGCCGCGACCGCTCTTTTCATTTCGGCACACAAGAATATAAAATTATCGGCATGATATCCCACCTTGGTCCGCAGATGGCCTTAGCTGATGGTATCGCGCTGGCTGATATTTTACGCAATCAACCCCATGCTACTTTGGTTTACCACCGGAGAAGGGGCAACCAGCGAAGGCGATTTTCATGA